One region of Quercus lobata isolate SW786 chromosome 2, ValleyOak3.0 Primary Assembly, whole genome shotgun sequence genomic DNA includes:
- the LOC115960999 gene encoding uncharacterized protein LOC115960999 yields MYHGQTDLVKHVSHFNQRMTVYSKNEALMCKAFPSSLRLVVFRWFDGLSTGSIDSFKELTRTFESRFITCSKVPRSLDSLLSMSMREGETLKTYSNKYWEMFNKIAGDFNHVALRTFKVGLPAEHDLRKSLTKKPVRCVRRPMNSINKYKQVEEDQQQGK; encoded by the coding sequence ATGTACCATGGTCAAACAGACCTTGTGAAGCACGTAAGCCACTTCAACCAGAGAATGACAGTGTACTCCAAAaatgaggccttgatgtgtaAGGCATTCCCATCTAGCTTAAGGCTTGTGGTGTTTAGGTGGTTTGATGGCCTAAGTACAGGTTCTATTGATTCCTTTAAGGAGCTCACTCGAACGTTTGAATCtcgttttattacatgcagtAAGGTTCCTCGGTCTTTAGATTCTCTGTTGTCCatgtccatgcgagaaggggAGACCCTGAAAACGTACTCCAACAAatattgggagatgttcaaTAAGATCGCTGGGGACTTTAATCATGTGGCTCTAAGGACTTTCAAGGTCGGCCTGCCTGccgagcatgatttgagaaagTCCTTGACCAAGAAGCCAGTAAGGTGTGTGCGTCGGCCTATGAACAGTATTAACAAATACAAGCAGGTTGAGGAAGACCAACAGCAAGGGAAATGA